From Paenibacillus graminis, a single genomic window includes:
- a CDS encoding MDR family MFS transporter — MTNHARPVPSEFSIGQILPTLLAIASGMFLVILDSTVMNVAIPKLVDHFGTTLGTIQWVITAYTLALAAVIPLAGWFSDRFGAKKVFLSSIVLFVISSVLCTLAQTPEQLIVYRIIQGLGGGMVAPIGIATTFRIAPPEKRGSIMGILGIPMLLAPILGPILSGSLIEYVNWHWIFIINVPVGMLAFFMAFKFLPATNPSKEMKLDAKGALLAPIAFASLVFSIHQGGDKGWSDGPALASLALGSAALLLFIVVELRQKQPLLELRVFRSLPFFHGAILAWLNQIALFGSLLLFPLYLQQIKGLSPFEAGLYVIPQAVMSTIGINIGGKLFDKYGTRPVVIVGISSLSGALLALTQISAQTGSVYLLISFAFVGLGQGLTLMQINSHILKLAPRELVSRVTPITTSAQQIMSSFGITITTAYLSRKLKHLSADASADLGIAFGHTFWITAGVAGLALLVSLFLQKEKQL; from the coding sequence TTGACCAATCATGCGCGTCCCGTTCCATCGGAGTTTTCGATCGGACAAATTCTTCCGACATTGTTGGCTATTGCCAGCGGCATGTTTCTGGTCATCTTGGACAGCACGGTCATGAATGTTGCCATTCCCAAGCTCGTCGACCATTTCGGCACCACACTTGGAACCATTCAATGGGTCATTACCGCTTACACCCTCGCCCTTGCTGCCGTCATTCCTTTGGCCGGATGGTTTTCTGACCGATTCGGGGCGAAAAAAGTATTTTTATCAAGCATCGTGTTGTTTGTGATTAGTTCGGTATTATGTACGCTTGCCCAAACACCCGAGCAACTGATTGTTTATCGGATCATTCAAGGGTTAGGCGGAGGGATGGTTGCTCCCATCGGGATCGCGACAACGTTCCGAATAGCTCCACCCGAAAAGCGGGGATCGATTATGGGGATATTGGGCATTCCGATGCTACTGGCCCCCATCTTGGGCCCCATTTTATCCGGCTCCTTGATTGAATACGTCAACTGGCATTGGATCTTCATTATCAATGTGCCGGTCGGCATGCTTGCCTTCTTCATGGCGTTCAAGTTTCTTCCGGCAACAAACCCGAGCAAGGAAATGAAATTGGATGCGAAAGGAGCGCTCCTTGCTCCTATAGCCTTTGCCTCGCTTGTATTCAGTATTCATCAAGGAGGCGATAAAGGCTGGTCGGACGGGCCGGCTTTGGCTTCGCTGGCGCTAGGCTCCGCGGCGCTGCTCCTTTTTATCGTTGTTGAACTCAGGCAAAAGCAGCCGCTGCTGGAACTGCGAGTTTTCCGTTCGCTTCCGTTTTTTCACGGAGCGATTCTTGCCTGGCTGAATCAAATCGCCTTGTTCGGCAGCCTGCTTCTCTTCCCGTTGTATCTTCAGCAGATTAAAGGACTATCGCCATTTGAAGCTGGCTTGTACGTTATTCCACAAGCCGTTATGTCCACCATAGGAATTAATATAGGCGGCAAATTGTTTGATAAATATGGCACCCGTCCGGTAGTTATCGTGGGAATTAGCTCATTGTCGGGAGCCTTGCTCGCCCTGACACAGATTTCGGCCCAGACCGGATCCGTTTATCTGTTGATCAGCTTTGCTTTTGTCGGACTTGGTCAAGGTTTGACGCTGATGCAAATCAACTCCCATATTCTGAAGCTGGCACCGCGGGAACTGGTCAGCCGGGTGACGCCGATCACGACTTCGGCCCAGCAGATTATGTCCTCCTTTGGCATAACGATTACGACGGCGTACTTGTCGCGGAAGTTGAAGCACTTGTCAGCCGATGCATCGGCTGACCTGGGCATCGCATTCGGCCATACGTTCTGGATTACGGCCGGAGTAGCCGGACTGGCTTTGCTGGTCAGTCTGTTCCTCCAAAAAGAAAAACAGCTTTGA